One stretch of Leptospira hartskeerlii DNA includes these proteins:
- a CDS encoding SpvB/TcaC N-terminal domain-containing protein: MMNRLFQFAGVLPSGTSFLSPGSAPAPEGSDLFSISTNYSETIDDPETKADALAGASFIAPPEPNNFGAVSLNYPIQVPAGRAGVQPSLALSYSSTGGDGWTGIGWSIGLGAITRTPEYGALFYDSRDTFTWNGKRLIKVSGSTSNENGVYRPEITEEDFALLKLTNIENGGTWEVLDYSGTKTIYGDSSSNRIYDPNQISRTYSWYLSKTEDRNGNYMQVTYDTSQYSEKRNLYVQEIKYTGNSRSGFPAKQYVRFITKTREDSYVSKAPGFTMVMDRLLDKIEVGWTGGKLWTYSLVYDTSFDSGRPILKTVNSDRHTTKPEFKYSSSSRILTWQNIANQASSEPEVLPNSTEYFEGDFNGDAISDIVFFNPQTGNWKAAEGRKEGGYNFKTYANRYKNYDGPSKIRFFKGNISGDFNGDGRSDIAFYLPETRDFIVAEHDGQVFQFRNYGRLMSGIPDIFRMEWFPGDYDGNGLSDSLLFDEPTGLWTLMLNKGGSFEFLKIGKKFQNIFRGDYSPNANLDSANTNDDSISGKDRAKVKFLIGDYNADGLTDISLYDQRNGKWFVGENIRNPDKSSSIYFITNWVLYKIFTAPEQTLFSNDQFSGDFNGDGTSDFLFFDRSSGEWTLGATVNGTINFKIWSKAPQFKTITRWLQGDFNGDGSTDIGFFSESDGKFWIGETTSNGFRYKIYSDMSYGPNQERVMKTPLPLDEVIPTKGFGVFSTASDTKTVLLDYQYDGNSNPGKGEIAYPGCFTVNDCSASSELLLFDRKTGVFDFKKGATFTESVLTGFNPETNGIVTLNNGKADRYTVNTRDEALFFGDFGNISKFFVITQDAGNAFKRTDFASIADSQIVSFDINASAYAIDNFDSTSSKSILVLNDQTSTSAQRFLLTGPSGTKNLTTAGDVLDSYLQNLFQLGSETNRNRRNLFSIFSGDFTGTGKAQVLLVDRTGATHKWYLGTIGTSSITFKLLTGSVNIPVTTTVYDRTSQAGIQYTLYPEVVGGLTVNSIIYEDPTDTASIVFSKIRITATTVARTAYNPGLVGFSNQYDHRGNPVVISDGENKIYDLSQSKIISIVSPVFSQSLDRPDLMTKVYPFRWIQGDYNGDGLADIGIVHLKEPTWYFAMSTGTVPDIIEQIKNGIGGTYTLEYDNSTKFDNNGGDNIPDLSINYRVCTKIILDDGLGNTIPKNYSYKNGVSFSAFINGKKETDAFGFTEFTMTDATGSKTVHSYFSQPYSNFMHNRALGGAEKETHILGSDNKDYGSSKKTYEIQQIETVTGKISYLARLSKTQNFINATATTTSEGSVIFNGYNLTKKTDVNTDHYADSAHPSQTFTTVTDFETDSTSNQTRPKKAVSLSGSSHETTSNLTYDSQGNLTRNSVTYTGSGLPSVPANITEYEYDTYGNQTEERNVSSSPNRGTSYVFDDQLHQFVKEQTSFGGSIQLKTRFTTNYTKAFGSPEDSTDPNGNKNYFEYDDFGRLVESSADTDSGTKVLAVYEYGSNFPLSAKTTFPTGGADPSFALRSYKDGMGRIVHSIKTGSNGQYVRSGRITYNGNGQIIRSGQPDWADAGEIDIFVLHTQERNPSYIDYDAIGRAKKTILPVAAGETEATTLTITYNDPFETIETHSGGTSKRTLKDGKGQILYIEDFGSDGAQAKIGFCFDLTGKMIKKSDLNDGGTLSCDTSGVNAKDTSGKNQAYWLYDAFGRLKKNSDPDFGVSAASYNAFGDTTQTVDARGLTTSFTYDSLGRTLTKNTPDGTVYFDYDGGSGSENALGKLVKVEDSVQIKTFSYDKLSRTKKETREIKNLTIDLANGPYITEYKYDLLGRVTSIDYPEHPVSHTRMKACYAYGTAGYITGISVQVNTNGIIPGFCNKTIVENITYNEFGQTAGFGLGNGVQTNYTYDVKQRLVRINSVGEVDGTTKTLQDAVYAFNSRNNITGITNTSSEYTTAYNYSYDGLNRLTAADGQYQETADNYTKTFRQSFAYAKNGNLLAKRNHNFNDNTLIDEWNYEYSNHQVTQIDSTQSGNNRLVMSYDSVGNMTYQRDNFKDLTKTITVDSQNRITQVQDALSTTIGNYSYDEGGFRVRKKALVPSGASFKNQEILYPSKFYGLEYSEETNVLSSINNVYLNGVRIAALNEDGVTAYFLTDQVDSVAHVLDEGAHTLSRMQYEPYGETLVQRGTLDFAPKYNSQELDRETNFYFYNARYYDPQIARFTSADSVIDGPENTQGWNRFAYVKGNPIRYKDPTGNQSFPCTTGDCLMYEVNRAVTKYEYINAVRKNEDNPINAMPGANFGNYMLQASVDVLEGDYAKLAKRTAWEATWGIFSIALSEVSILGKQSVNNAKNGKTIWLIGETQSRVDIIAKANRDKGFKTITDFLNGRKWDQKLNDEYVATLLKNKEKIGDVGPDFTRRLLGKLGDKNGRIPSEIYGGELKAVKDYENYQRLFDRSGKFWGELKEFINSPTPDMWIK; this comes from the coding sequence ATGATGAATCGTCTATTTCAATTCGCGGGAGTCCTGCCCTCTGGAACTTCTTTCTTATCTCCCGGATCCGCACCTGCGCCGGAAGGAAGTGATCTATTTTCTATTTCTACAAACTATAGCGAAACAATCGATGATCCGGAAACAAAAGCAGATGCTTTAGCCGGAGCATCATTTATCGCACCACCTGAGCCGAATAATTTCGGAGCGGTTTCTTTAAATTACCCAATCCAAGTTCCTGCAGGGAGAGCTGGTGTTCAGCCGAGTCTTGCATTATCCTATTCTTCTACTGGAGGAGATGGATGGACTGGAATTGGTTGGAGTATCGGGCTTGGAGCCATTACAAGAACTCCAGAATATGGAGCTTTGTTTTATGATTCCAGAGACACATTTACTTGGAACGGAAAAAGACTGATCAAAGTTTCCGGTTCCACTTCCAATGAGAATGGGGTTTATAGACCTGAGATCACGGAAGAAGATTTTGCATTATTAAAATTAACGAATATAGAGAACGGAGGAACCTGGGAAGTTTTAGATTATAGTGGGACTAAAACTATCTATGGTGATTCTTCCTCCAATCGGATTTATGATCCAAACCAAATTTCCAGAACATATAGTTGGTATCTTTCCAAAACGGAAGATCGGAACGGAAACTATATGCAGGTTACTTACGATACTTCCCAATATTCTGAAAAACGGAACTTATACGTTCAAGAAATCAAATACACTGGAAACAGTAGAAGTGGATTCCCTGCAAAACAATATGTTCGTTTTATCACAAAGACCAGAGAAGATTCTTATGTAAGTAAGGCTCCTGGTTTTACAATGGTCATGGATCGACTTCTTGATAAAATAGAAGTAGGTTGGACCGGTGGTAAACTCTGGACGTATTCTCTTGTATATGATACTTCTTTTGATTCTGGAAGACCTATTCTTAAAACTGTAAATTCAGATCGTCATACTACAAAACCTGAGTTTAAATATAGTTCCTCTTCTCGTATATTAACTTGGCAGAATATTGCAAATCAAGCCTCCAGCGAACCAGAAGTTCTTCCAAATTCCACAGAGTATTTCGAAGGTGATTTTAACGGAGATGCGATTTCGGATATCGTATTCTTCAATCCTCAGACTGGTAACTGGAAAGCAGCGGAAGGAAGAAAAGAAGGCGGATACAATTTCAAAACATATGCGAATCGTTATAAAAACTATGATGGTCCTTCTAAGATCCGATTTTTTAAAGGAAATATAAGCGGTGATTTTAACGGAGACGGAAGATCCGATATCGCATTCTACTTACCTGAAACTAGAGACTTTATAGTCGCAGAACACGACGGGCAAGTATTCCAATTTCGTAATTATGGAAGATTGATGAGCGGGATCCCGGATATCTTCCGAATGGAATGGTTCCCTGGAGATTATGATGGAAATGGTCTATCCGATTCTCTACTTTTTGATGAGCCTACCGGTCTTTGGACATTAATGTTGAATAAAGGTGGTAGTTTCGAATTTCTTAAAATTGGCAAAAAATTCCAAAACATATTTAGAGGAGATTATTCTCCAAATGCAAATTTGGATAGTGCAAATACAAATGATGATAGCATTAGCGGAAAAGACAGAGCTAAGGTTAAGTTTTTAATTGGCGATTACAACGCAGATGGACTAACAGATATTTCTCTTTATGACCAGAGAAATGGGAAATGGTTCGTAGGTGAAAACATTCGAAATCCGGACAAATCTAGTTCGATCTATTTTATTACCAATTGGGTGTTATACAAAATATTCACTGCACCTGAGCAGACTTTATTTTCAAATGATCAATTTTCAGGAGACTTTAACGGAGATGGAACGTCCGACTTCTTATTCTTTGATCGTTCTTCCGGGGAATGGACATTAGGGGCAACTGTTAACGGAACTATTAATTTCAAAATCTGGTCTAAGGCTCCCCAATTCAAAACAATCACTCGTTGGCTACAAGGAGACTTTAACGGAGATGGTTCGACTGATATTGGATTTTTCTCAGAGTCAGACGGAAAGTTCTGGATAGGAGAAACAACATCTAATGGATTCCGATACAAAATTTATAGCGATATGAGCTATGGTCCGAATCAAGAAAGAGTGATGAAAACTCCTCTACCGTTGGATGAGGTAATACCTACAAAAGGATTCGGAGTATTCTCTACTGCTTCTGATACTAAAACGGTTCTTTTAGATTATCAATATGATGGAAATTCTAATCCAGGAAAAGGTGAGATTGCTTATCCGGGATGCTTCACTGTAAATGATTGTTCGGCTTCTTCTGAATTACTTTTATTTGATCGTAAGACGGGCGTATTTGATTTTAAAAAGGGTGCTACATTTACTGAATCTGTTCTTACAGGTTTTAACCCAGAAACAAATGGAATTGTAACTTTAAACAACGGTAAAGCAGATCGTTATACAGTAAACACTCGCGACGAAGCTTTATTCTTTGGAGATTTCGGAAACATAAGTAAATTTTTCGTAATAACTCAAGATGCTGGAAATGCATTTAAAAGAACTGATTTTGCAAGTATTGCAGATTCTCAAATAGTTTCTTTTGATATTAATGCGAGTGCATACGCAATTGATAATTTTGATTCTACTAGTTCTAAGTCTATTTTGGTTTTGAACGATCAAACGAGTACAAGTGCCCAAAGATTTTTACTCACAGGACCAAGTGGGACAAAAAATTTAACAACTGCCGGGGATGTATTGGATTCTTATCTGCAGAACCTATTCCAATTAGGTAGTGAGACCAATAGAAATAGAAGAAATCTTTTCAGTATTTTTTCTGGGGATTTTACTGGTACAGGAAAAGCTCAGGTTTTGCTAGTAGATAGAACCGGCGCCACGCATAAATGGTATTTGGGAACCATTGGAACTTCTTCAATTACGTTTAAACTTCTGACAGGTTCTGTAAATATTCCTGTCACCACTACTGTTTATGATAGAACAAGCCAAGCCGGCATCCAATATACTCTCTATCCAGAAGTAGTAGGAGGTCTAACAGTAAATTCTATTATATATGAAGACCCAACAGATACTGCTTCTATTGTATTTTCTAAAATTAGAATTACTGCAACTACTGTTGCGAGAACAGCGTATAACCCTGGGCTTGTAGGATTTTCTAACCAATATGATCATAGAGGAAATCCAGTCGTAATTTCAGACGGAGAGAATAAGATCTATGATCTTTCTCAAAGTAAAATTATTTCCATAGTTTCTCCTGTTTTTAGCCAATCCTTGGATCGTCCGGACCTGATGACAAAAGTGTATCCATTCCGATGGATACAAGGAGATTATAATGGAGATGGACTTGCTGATATAGGGATCGTTCATCTTAAAGAGCCTACCTGGTATTTTGCAATGTCTACCGGAACCGTCCCAGATATAATCGAACAGATCAAAAATGGAATTGGTGGAACTTATACTTTAGAATATGATAATTCTACAAAATTTGATAATAATGGTGGAGATAATATTCCTGATCTTTCTATCAATTATCGAGTTTGTACAAAGATTATATTAGATGATGGGCTTGGTAATACAATCCCTAAGAATTATAGTTATAAAAATGGAGTTTCTTTTTCTGCATTCATAAACGGGAAAAAAGAAACTGATGCATTTGGATTTACCGAATTCACTATGACCGATGCGACCGGCTCTAAGACAGTTCATTCTTATTTCAGCCAACCATATTCCAATTTTATGCATAACCGTGCACTTGGAGGAGCTGAAAAAGAAACTCATATTTTAGGTTCGGATAATAAGGACTACGGTTCTTCTAAAAAAACATATGAAATCCAACAGATAGAAACTGTTACCGGCAAGATCAGCTATCTTGCCCGATTAAGTAAGACCCAGAATTTTATCAATGCAACAGCAACTACTACTTCTGAAGGTTCTGTAATCTTTAACGGGTATAATCTAACTAAGAAGACAGATGTAAACACTGATCATTATGCAGATTCTGCTCATCCTTCTCAAACTTTTACAACTGTCACTGATTTCGAGACAGATTCTACTTCGAATCAAACAAGGCCGAAAAAAGCGGTCTCTTTATCAGGTTCTTCTCACGAAACTACAAGCAATCTTACTTATGATTCCCAAGGAAATTTAACTCGAAATTCAGTAACCTATACTGGAAGTGGATTACCTTCAGTTCCGGCAAATATTACGGAATATGAATATGATACCTATGGAAATCAAACTGAAGAAAGAAACGTAAGCTCGAGCCCGAATCGAGGAACTTCTTATGTTTTTGATGATCAATTACATCAATTTGTAAAAGAACAGACAAGTTTTGGCGGTTCGATTCAGCTTAAGACCCGATTTACCACAAATTATACGAAAGCATTTGGTTCTCCTGAAGATTCAACAGATCCAAATGGAAACAAAAATTATTTTGAATACGACGATTTTGGAAGGTTAGTTGAGTCCAGTGCAGATACGGATTCCGGAACAAAGGTACTTGCAGTTTATGAATACGGATCTAATTTTCCTTTAAGTGCAAAGACAACATTCCCTACAGGAGGGGCAGATCCTAGTTTTGCTCTTCGCAGCTATAAAGACGGAATGGGAAGAATTGTTCATTCCATCAAAACAGGATCCAATGGGCAATATGTAAGATCCGGAAGGATTACATATAATGGAAATGGACAAATAATTCGTTCTGGGCAGCCTGATTGGGCAGATGCTGGAGAAATTGATATCTTTGTTCTGCATACTCAAGAAAGAAATCCGAGCTATATTGACTATGATGCAATAGGAAGAGCTAAGAAAACGATTCTACCTGTTGCAGCCGGAGAAACAGAAGCTACAACTTTAACGATTACTTATAATGATCCTTTTGAAACTATCGAGACTCACAGCGGTGGAACAAGCAAAAGAACTCTAAAAGACGGAAAAGGCCAGATCCTGTATATAGAAGATTTCGGATCAGATGGAGCCCAAGCTAAAATAGGTTTCTGTTTTGATCTTACCGGAAAGATGATCAAAAAATCGGATCTAAACGATGGCGGAACTTTATCTTGTGATACAAGCGGGGTCAATGCAAAGGATACCTCCGGAAAAAACCAAGCTTATTGGTTATATGATGCATTTGGAAGATTAAAGAAAAACAGTGATCCAGACTTCGGAGTAAGCGCCGCTTCTTATAACGCATTTGGGGATACTACTCAGACCGTAGATGCTCGTGGGCTTACTACTAGCTTCACTTACGATTCACTTGGCAGAACACTTACCAAAAATACTCCAGACGGAACCGTATATTTTGATTATGATGGCGGGTCTGGATCTGAGAACGCTTTAGGAAAACTTGTAAAAGTAGAAGATTCGGTTCAAATCAAAACCTTCAGCTATGATAAGTTAAGCCGTACTAAAAAAGAAACCAGAGAAATCAAAAACCTTACGATTGATTTGGCGAATGGTCCTTATATTACAGAATATAAATATGATTTATTAGGCCGGGTTACTTCCATAGATTATCCGGAACATCCAGTAAGCCATACTCGCATGAAAGCCTGCTATGCTTATGGAACTGCCGGTTATATTACTGGAATTTCAGTCCAAGTTAATACAAACGGCATCATTCCTGGATTCTGTAATAAAACCATCGTAGAAAATATCACATACAACGAATTCGGACAAACAGCAGGCTTTGGCCTAGGCAATGGAGTCCAAACCAACTATACCTACGACGTAAAGCAGAGACTGGTCCGGATCAACTCAGTGGGAGAGGTAGATGGAACCACAAAAACACTGCAAGACGCAGTATACGCATTCAATAGCAGAAACAATATCACAGGGATCACAAACACATCCTCAGAATACACGACCGCATACAACTACAGCTACGACGGACTCAATCGACTCACAGCAGCAGACGGGCAATACCAAGAAACCGCAGACAATTATACCAAAACCTTCCGTCAAAGCTTTGCTTATGCTAAAAACGGAAACTTACTCGCAAAACGAAATCATAACTTTAACGATAATACTCTCATTGATGAGTGGAATTACGAATACTCCAACCACCAAGTCACTCAAATAGATTCCACACAAAGTGGAAACAACCGACTTGTCATGAGCTACGATTCCGTCGGGAACATGACTTATCAAAGGGATAATTTCAAAGATCTGACCAAAACTATCACAGTAGATTCTCAAAATAGGATCACTCAGGTCCAAGATGCTCTTAGCACAACAATTGGTAATTATTCATATGATGAAGGTGGATTCAGGGTTCGTAAGAAAGCATTAGTTCCAAGCGGAGCTTCTTTCAAAAATCAAGAGATCCTATACCCAAGTAAATTTTATGGTTTAGAATATTCAGAAGAAACAAATGTTTTGAGTTCCATTAACAACGTTTATCTAAATGGAGTTCGGATTGCTGCTCTGAATGAAGATGGAGTTACAGCGTATTTCTTAACAGACCAAGTAGACTCTGTAGCTCACGTGCTTGATGAGGGTGCACATACTCTTAGCAGGATGCAATATGAACCATATGGGGAAACTCTTGTCCAGAGGGGGACGCTTGATTTTGCCCCTAAGTATAACTCTCAAGAGTTAGACAGAGAAACTAATTTCTATTTTTATAATGCAAGATATTATGATCCGCAGATTGCGAGATTTACGAGTGCTGATAGCGTTATTGATGGCCCTGAGAATACACAGGGATGGAATAGATTTGCTTACGTAAAAGGAAATCCAATTCGTTATAAAGACCCGACGGGAAATCAATCATTTCCTTGCACGACTGGCGACTGCTTAATGTATGAAGTTAACCGGGCAGTAACTAAATATGAATATATTAATGCGGTTAGAAAAAACGAAGATAATCCAATAAATGCAATGCCAGGTGCTAATTTTGGAAATTATATGCTTCAGGCGTCTGTTGACGTTTTAGAAGGAGATTACGCAAAGTTAGCGAAACGAACTGCATGGGAAGCAACTTGGGGCATATTTAGCATCGCTTTATCTGAAGTCTCCATTCTTGGGAAGCAATCCGTAAATAATGCGAAAAATGGAAAGACTATTTGGCTGATTGGAGAAACACAATCGAGGGTTGATATTATTGCAAAGGCAAATCGCGATAAAGGATTTAAAACTATTACAGACTTTCTAAATGGACGCAAGTGGGACCAAAAACTAAATGATGAGTATGTCGCAACGCTATTAAAAAATAAAGAAAAAATAGGGGACGTTGGACCTGATTTTACGAGGCGTTTACTCGGCAAGTTGGGCGATAAAAATGGCCGAATACCAAGTGAAATATATGGTGGTGAGCTTAAAGCCGTGAAAGATTATGAAAATTATCAAAGATTATTCGACAGATCTGGAAAGTTTTGGGGTGAATTAAAAGAATTTATTAATAGCCCAACTCCCGATATGTGGATTAAGTAG
- a CDS encoding choice-of-anchor D domain-containing protein has protein sequence MSGSNFGKPPSKAEIGVESESIELERGSIFTMPSVVVNTLGNLIPVKIRNTGISKLNVYSIRLSGGNSSEYSLDLSSFAKSIEPNSSADFYIRFRPLSVGSKQTTLIIQSDDANESIYKFNIYSQAQDTPNPEIHLLMGTSSVSDGDNIDLGGVSSCSTGRDYSFSIKNIGTSALALSGTPKINISGADPTFFSVVSQPSISSIPAGGSADFKIHFTPSGTSPRSVSVSIVTDDVDETDFNFNLNTAIGTPEIEVHQASTGLIPVGNTQDMGYSYINSSGYFSSSFFVKNSGDASLFLSGTPTLVLGGSPPYDFSYSSPNSTVLAGKQNNFVINGSASKLGPNIGAFSIANDDCDESPYTFNLSLTGYDYSKVTDSAAWIDRRGHSSVAFNNKLWVMGGVGYTNYKDIYSSSANGASWMLVNSNPPWGYRTYHSSLVFNNKMWVIGGSEKTDGNVYYRRNDAWSSSDGVTWTKETNSAPWLGREQFGAVVFDNKIWVMGGETNTSPTFANDVWYSSDGVNWTLATSNAGWAPRSYFAVYAFDNKLWVAGGWGGEGVEQLRDVWNSSDGVTWTKVTDTPAWSKRSAMAYVVYNNAMWLLSGYGGHYTLYDSFKSTDGINWTYVPSTWGSRDTHSAVVMNGKIWVMGGQDDPGERFRDVNSFWDY, from the coding sequence ATGTCTGGTTCAAATTTCGGCAAGCCCCCTTCCAAAGCAGAGATTGGAGTCGAATCCGAATCAATTGAACTAGAGCGCGGATCTATATTTACTATGCCGAGTGTTGTAGTAAATACTCTCGGGAATTTAATTCCAGTCAAAATTCGTAACACAGGAATCTCTAAACTTAATGTTTATTCGATTCGATTGTCCGGAGGAAATTCAAGTGAATACTCTTTGGATTTATCCAGTTTTGCGAAGTCGATTGAGCCTAACTCTTCTGCAGATTTTTATATCAGATTTCGTCCATTAAGTGTCGGTTCTAAACAAACTACTCTTATTATCCAAAGTGATGATGCAAATGAGTCTATCTATAAGTTTAATATTTATTCCCAGGCTCAAGATACTCCGAATCCTGAAATCCATTTGCTTATGGGAACAAGCTCCGTTTCGGATGGAGACAATATCGATTTGGGTGGAGTAAGTTCTTGTTCTACTGGAAGGGATTATTCTTTTAGCATTAAGAATATTGGAACTTCTGCTCTTGCTTTAAGTGGGACTCCTAAGATTAATATAAGTGGGGCCGATCCAACTTTCTTTTCGGTAGTTTCACAACCTTCCATTTCTTCTATACCAGCAGGTGGTTCCGCTGATTTTAAGATCCATTTTACTCCTTCCGGAACAAGTCCTAGATCCGTTTCGGTTTCCATTGTTACTGATGATGTAGATGAAACTGATTTTAATTTTAATTTAAATACTGCAATTGGGACTCCCGAAATTGAGGTCCATCAAGCGAGTACCGGGTTAATCCCAGTTGGTAATACCCAAGATATGGGATATTCTTATATCAACTCATCTGGTTACTTTAGCTCGAGCTTTTTTGTTAAAAATTCGGGAGATGCCAGTTTATTTTTATCCGGAACGCCTACCTTAGTGTTAGGTGGATCTCCTCCTTACGATTTTTCTTATTCAAGCCCGAATAGTACCGTTCTTGCAGGAAAGCAGAATAATTTTGTAATTAACGGATCCGCTAGCAAACTTGGGCCCAATATTGGAGCCTTTTCAATTGCAAACGATGATTGTGACGAAAGTCCATACACATTCAATCTCTCTCTGACAGGTTATGACTATTCTAAAGTAACTGATTCTGCGGCCTGGATTGATAGGCGAGGACATTCAAGTGTTGCTTTTAATAATAAACTTTGGGTAATGGGAGGGGTTGGTTATACAAATTATAAGGATATTTATTCTTCTTCTGCAAATGGAGCAAGCTGGATGCTTGTAAATTCAAATCCTCCTTGGGGTTATAGAACGTATCATTCTAGTTTAGTATTTAATAATAAAATGTGGGTCATCGGAGGATCTGAGAAAACCGATGGAAACGTATATTATCGAAGAAACGATGCTTGGTCCTCCTCGGATGGAGTTACATGGACAAAAGAAACGAATTCCGCTCCTTGGTTAGGTCGTGAACAATTCGGAGCAGTTGTCTTTGATAATAAGATCTGGGTTATGGGTGGTGAAACAAATACTTCACCTACATTTGCCAATGATGTTTGGTATAGTTCCGATGGAGTAAATTGGACCTTAGCTACTTCAAATGCGGGATGGGCACCACGTTCTTATTTTGCTGTATATGCTTTTGATAATAAGCTTTGGGTCGCTGGTGGTTGGGGTGGTGAAGGTGTAGAACAACTGAGAGATGTATGGAATAGTTCAGATGGAGTAACCTGGACTAAGGTTACTGATACACCAGCTTGGTCGAAACGTTCTGCGATGGCTTACGTAGTTTACAATAATGCAATGTGGCTTCTTTCCGGCTATGGTGGACACTATACTCTTTATGATTCCTTTAAATCTACAGATGGAATTAACTGGACCTATGTACCCTCTACTTGGGGAAGTAGAGACACTCATTCTGCCGTGGTAATGAACGGGAAGATTTGGGTTATGGGTGGGCAAGACGATCCAGGTGAAAGATTCAGAGACGTAAACAGCTTTTGGGATTATTAG
- a CDS encoding TIGR04452 family lipoprotein produces MRKILFIGMFFLLSFANCLAVDSLGLSDSVKGSEARSQIKAAALTSDILYYGSVDPSTTVATSDNVSGLKANSPII; encoded by the coding sequence ATGAGAAAAATATTGTTTATCGGGATGTTCTTCCTTTTATCTTTCGCCAATTGTCTGGCAGTTGATTCTCTCGGTTTATCTGATAGCGTAAAAGGTTCCGAAGCTAGGTCCCAAATCAAAGCGGCTGCATTAACATCTGATATTTTATATTATGGGTCTGTGGATCCGAGCACAACCGTTGCTACTAGTGATAATGTCAGTGGATTGAAAGCAAACAGTCCTATTATCTAA
- a CDS encoding YheT family hydrolase, whose product MLSFFFLVFLLILAFLFYYFLEVVEKPVLQFSEGEFVRRVIENCPRLTRKYFPTFWCFNNHLMLALLLFREHRSEFFHYDKLEHLKMKDGGVTGLAWSNIKEKKKTDPDPIAIVFHTISGDEQDVKSIVKAIRAQLKWASVVCIRRGHGNLPLSKPQINTMGSSSDLKEQLSYIKKKFPNSPLFGVGISAGSGLLARYLGESETKSLLDAAVAISPAYDIEKAFHRVHPVYSKIMGQRLINYFLKRHYEILSSLGGFQEVLESKTLGEFQDRLHGLSGFDDKEEYYRHSNPALVMKNIRTPIMILNAKDDPICVNQNVLENLHWLETLPNSIHVYTKRGSHIAYFEGWKAISWSDHLVCEYFKAVQGQLPKNKKKPKTKTVKKR is encoded by the coding sequence ATGCTCTCCTTCTTCTTTCTTGTCTTCCTTCTTATCCTCGCATTTCTATTTTATTATTTTCTGGAAGTGGTAGAAAAACCTGTTCTTCAGTTCAGTGAAGGCGAGTTTGTGAGGAGGGTAATCGAAAATTGTCCTCGTTTAACTAGGAAATATTTTCCAACGTTCTGGTGTTTTAATAATCATCTAATGTTGGCTCTCTTGCTTTTTAGAGAACATCGTTCCGAATTTTTTCATTACGATAAGCTGGAACATCTTAAAATGAAGGATGGTGGAGTCACTGGACTTGCCTGGTCCAATATTAAAGAAAAGAAAAAAACAGATCCCGATCCAATCGCGATTGTCTTTCATACAATCAGTGGGGACGAGCAAGATGTTAAGTCCATAGTAAAAGCGATCCGGGCCCAGTTGAAATGGGCTTCCGTGGTTTGTATTAGGAGAGGACATGGTAATCTTCCTCTTTCTAAACCGCAGATAAACACGATGGGGTCTAGTTCGGATTTAAAGGAACAACTCTCCTACATTAAGAAAAAATTTCCGAATAGTCCTTTGTTTGGCGTAGGGATCTCTGCGGGTTCCGGGTTGCTTGCTCGATATCTGGGAGAATCCGAGACTAAAAGTTTATTGGATGCCGCAGTTGCAATTTCGCCCGCGTATGATATCGAAAAGGCATTTCATAGGGTTCATCCGGTTTATAGTAAGATTATGGGGCAAAGACTGATTAATTATTTTTTGAAACGTCATTATGAAATCTTATCTTCCCTAGGAGGATTTCAGGAAGTGTTGGAATCCAAAACCTTGGGTGAATTCCAAGATCGTTTGCATGGTCTCTCCGGTTTTGACGATAAGGAAGAATATTACAGGCATTCGAATCCCGCATTGGTAATGAAGAATATTCGAACTCCGATCATGATCTTGAATGCAAAAGATGATCCTATCTGCGTAAATCAGAATGTTTTAGAAAATTTGCATTGGTTGGAAACCCTTCCTAATTCGATCCATGTTTATACAAAAAGAGGAAGCCATATCGCATATTTTGAAGGATGGAAAGCGATATCTTGGTCGGATCATCTTGTATGCGAATATTTTAAAGCAGTCCAAGGCCAATTGCCTAAAAATAAAAAGAAGCCAAAAACTAAGACTGTAAAAAAGCGTTAG